In Bactrocera oleae isolate idBacOlea1 chromosome 3, idBacOlea1, whole genome shotgun sequence, a genomic segment contains:
- the LOC138856039 gene encoding transposable element Tc3 transposase gives MEPLTGLVNGYQEILETNLIPSIENHFSRADVPIFQDDTAPCHRAKMVKDYLSKIGVSSLEWPGNSPDLNPIENLWFVMMAQVAQKRPKTLAELDRILEEVWYNGIAAGTLKNLINSMHERVKAITKSGGGSTKY, from the exons ATGGAACCGTTAACGGGACTCGTTAACGGGTATCAGGAGATACTTGAGACTAATTTAATACCCTCAATAGAGAACCACTTTTCAAGAGCGGATGTCCCTATTTTTCAGGATGACACTGCGCCCTGCCATCGTGCTAAAATG GTGAAGGATTATTTATCGAAAATCGGGGTCTCGTCTTTGGAGTGGCCAGGTAACAGTCCGGATCTCAACCCCATTGAGAACCTTTGGTTTGTAATGATGGCTCAGGTCGCACAGAAGAGACCAAAAACTTTAGCGGAATTGGACAGAATTCTCGAAGAAGTGTGGTATAACGGTATCGCAGCGGGAACGttaaaaaatcttattaatTCAATGCACGAGCGTGTAAAAGCCATTACTAAAAGCGGAGGAGGTTCGACAAAATACTAA